A genomic region of Oryza glaberrima chromosome 1, OglaRS2, whole genome shotgun sequence contains the following coding sequences:
- the LOC127759100 gene encoding uncharacterized protein LOC127759100 codes for MADFPPWADLTDAVVREIANRLPCVYDRVHLAGVCRPWREHLERLPPLLPPPKLPYLILPLAEQLAFSCVLSDGATHPFFVPEWIRLACYFGSYDGGWAFVSTAHPRAQGYRDYFLTNLHQTPNTFVLPVWIQLDREEPVLRPRQKRLRPRDPLFINAATLSSDPFMDGCVVAGFVNNCAPVPGHHRQKIAFWRIDDKVVIGCFFMEDACWDAVDVVRHNGAFHFLTNGQHIVVGNPGFDDEANAPPQVQWEYRCFSSQGRGYDGQHVVARYLVESSGELLMVVRCSPRPGESTSAFKVFRMAQPEEDDDGDGDAPLLDGRTMLFVRDPCSRSDGDVVRYIWRELPSLEGRMLFVGRGCSRSYNTDQYPGFEGGVYFFDHRIPGQGGGAPALYPCRDCGKWTGKPALQVELCFPEQDPSNYSSQVWLLNG; via the coding sequence ATGGCCGACTTCCCGCCATGGGCGGACCTCACCGACGCCGTCGTGCGCGAGATCGCCAACCGCCTCCCCTGCGTGTACGACCGCGTGCACCTCGCCGGCGTCTGCCGACCATGGCGCGAGCACCTCGAGCGGCTCCCGCCCCTGCTCCCGCCCCCCAAGCTGCCGTATCTCATCCTGCCGCTCGCCGAGCAGCTGGCCTTCTCCTGCGTCCTGAGCGACGGCGCCACCCACCCCTTCTTCGTCCCGGAGTGGATTCGCCTCGCTTGCTACTTCGGCTCGTACGACGGCGGCTGGGCCTTCGTCTCCACTGCTCATCCTCGAGCTCAGGGTTATCGAGATTATTTCCTCACCAATCTCCACCAAACCCCGAATACCTTCGTTCTCCCCGTCTGGATCCAGTTGGACCGCGAAGAGCCTGTATTGCGGCCTAGGCAGAAGCGGCTGCGCCCGCGCGACCCGCTGTTCATCAACGCCGCCACCCTCTCGTCGGACCCATTTATGGATGGATGCGTGGTCGCCGGATTCGTCAACAATTGTGCTCCCGTACCGGGCCACCACCGGCAGAAGATTGCGTTCTGGCGAATTGACGATAAGGTGGTCATCGGCTGCTTCTTCATGGAGGACGCGTGCTGGGATGCGGTGGACGTCGTGCGCCACAATGGAGCCTTCCATTTCCTCACCAACGGGCAGCACATCGTCGTGGGCAATCCGGGCTTCGATGACGAAGCGAACGCGCCGCCTCAAGTGCAATGGGAGTATCGCTGCTTCTCGTCGCAGGGGCGCGGCTACGACGGGCAGCACGTCGTGGCGCGCTACCTCGTGGAGTCCAGCGGAGAGCTGCTCATGGTCGTGAGGTGCTCTCCTCGTCCCGGAGAGTCCACGTCGGCGTTCAAGGTGTTCCGGATGGCACAGcccgaggaagacgacgacggcgacggcgacgcgcccTTACTGGATGGCCGGACGATGCTGTTCGTCAGGGATCCCTGCTCCAGATCCGACGGCGACGTGGTTCGATACATCTGGAGGGAGCTGCCCTCGCTGGAGGGCAGGATGCTGTTCGTCGGGCGCGGCTGCTCCAGATCGTACAACACGGATCAGTACCCCGGCTTCGAGGGCGGCGTCTACTTCTTCGATCATCGGATTCCcgggcagggcggcggcgcaccggcgcTTTACCCCTGCAGAGACTGCGGGAAATGGACGGGAAAACCTGCACTCCAGGTGGAGCTCTGCTTCCCGGAGCAAGACCCATCGAACTACTCCTCTCAAGTTTGGTTGCTCAACGGGTAA
- the LOC127755409 gene encoding calmodulin calcium-dependent NAD kinase-like: protein MRPAASSTSSSSRDRLTISRPTEKDDVVEEKRDGGDVTAAVPRLAVYGAGRVHEIERFSHYVAKQIGIKDVSECPHLCALAYGYLKKTEGYEQNLLAFFHNKINSDALLVLLIEELDKCILGYFSFHWKFATEVITQVLTAEQPRRKLKTMVLEATRKMRFERVSRKLKVTRLFSTLVEELKVIGVTCNDGELRDADADVMVPAAHRDRSPVLLLMGGGMGAGKSTVLKQIMKGLFWSGAAAHAVVVEADAFKESDVIYQAISSRGHHNDMLQTAELVHQSSIDAAASLLVTALNEGRDVIMDGTLSWEPFVLQTIAMARSVHRQRYRMGVGYKVAADGNATEQYWEPVEGAPVPSGRRPYRIELVGIICDAYLAVVRGIRRAIISGRAVRVSSQLKSHKRFAGSFRKYCDLVDSASLYSTNTIAGAKLIGWKDVGSRLLVDVEEIGLLDRVSRINEEANGVHELYPDGHPTDGAGSVWEDLVSSPARAAIQRELREAILDSEACFPSP, encoded by the exons ATGCGGCCAGCTGCatcgtcgacctcctcctcctctcgcgaCCGGCTGACGATCAGCCGGCCGACGGAGAAGGACGACGTCGTAGAAGAGAAgagggacggcggcgacgtgacGGCGGCCGTGCCGAGGCTGGCGGTGTACGGCGCCGGCCGCGTGCACGAGATCGAGCGGTTCTCGCACTACGTTG ctaaGCAGATAGGGATTAAGGATGTGAGCGAGTGCCCCCACCTTTGTGCACTAGCTTACGGTTATCTGAAGAAGACTGAGGGTTATGAACAAAACCTACTCGCGTTCTTCCATAACAAAATAAACTCGGACGCTCTTCTCGTGCTGTTGATTGAGGAGCTAGACAAATGTATACTCGGCTACTTCTCCTTCCATTGGAAATTTGCCACTGAAGTAATCACACAG GTTCTAACAGCAGAGCAGCCTAGAAGAAAGCTCAAAACCATGGTGTTAGAAGCCACTAG AAAGATGAGGTTTGAGAGGGTGTCAAGGAAGCTGAAGGTGACGAGGCTGTTCTCCACGCTGGTGGAGGAGCTGAAGGTCATCGGGGTCACCTGCAACGACGGCGAGctgcgcgacgccgacgccgacgtgaTGGTCCCGGCGGCTCACCGCGACCGCAGCCCGGTCCTGCTCCTGATGGGCGGTGGCATGGGCGCCGGCAAGAGCACCGTGCTCAAGCAGATCATGAAGGG GTTGTTCTggtccggcgcggcggcgcacgccgtggtggtggaggcggacgCGTTCAAGGAGTCGGACGTCATCTACCAGGCCATCAGCTCGCGCGGCCACCACAACGACATGCTGCAGACAGCCGAGCTG GTGCACCAGTCGTCGatcgacgcggcggcgtcgctgctgGTGACGGCGCTGAACGAGGGGCGGGACGTGATCATGGACGGCACGCTGTCGTGGGAGCCGTTCGTGCTGCAGACGATCGCCATGGCGCGGTCCGTGCACCGGCAGCGGTACCGGATGGGCGTGGGCTACaaggtcgccgccgacggcaaCGCCACCGAGCAGTACTGGGAGCCCGTCGAGGGCGCCCCCGTGCCCAGCGGGAGGAGGCCCTACCGAATCGAGCTCGTCGGCATCATCTGCGACGCCTACCTCGCCGTCGTCAGGGGGATCAG GCGAGCCATCATATCGGGGCGAGCCGTGCGGGTGAGCTCGCAGCTCAAGTCGCACAAGCGGTTCGCCGGCTCGTTCCGCAAGTACTGCGACCTCGTCGACAGCGCCAGCCTCTACAGCACCAACACCATCGCCGGCGCGAAG TTGATCGGGTGGAAGGACGTGGGGAGCAGGCTGCTGGTGGACGTGGAGGAGATCGGGCTGCTGGACAGGGTGAGCAGGATCAACGAGGAGGCCAACGGCGTGCACGAGCTGTACCCGGACGGCCACCCGACGGACGGCGCCGGGTCGGTGTGGGAGGATCTGGTGTCGTCGCCGGCCAGGGCCGCGATACAGCGGGAGCTCAGGGAGGCCATCCTCGATAGCGAGGCCTGCTTCCCGTCGCCGTAG
- the LOC127779664 gene encoding uncharacterized protein LOC127779664 isoform X2, with amino-acid sequence MDVMNEGKETSDNFCVDKLEKEDEVGSCPTRYCNDTSHSLGSASRKEVMPIIAEKQAFCATTVHDERSWAANAWRARLVKAISQKDSVLPKNADNIHSTSAFGSIGNTENMPGKLTSMLGNRNDSSQDQAMQEKHKDGLIVARCESVSAVNPVARCELASGVNPLSRHESTSGCNPRKLEKGKEKLIYDMSNCVSNTNEGDDSNESIESCPSTKAPKRKHGQFSAAEMTSGNKRCRREDNESSCSGLFHKNDSSFFNWMSTLTNGVKVFDETTAVPLNQKFSAATGEEFPTNPVPLQNNCGVPLQSVGFNSLFQSLYSQNVMITSRNTCHQSESSYTANRLTLGFKSSKPVSMGRETLNVATETLAAGRIQMDSYGDRGAFQNQMGIFPLRAERNQNGFHGSSSNAASGHKDDFSESLWVSRLLPKTPMKVMDTTRCDEETDFCSANPKGLGDSSSPQDFNVEKELNNSQYFTSKGSDNETTSSKCAAPQDENKPSETMASIFAKRLDALRHANTSAVHVAITCDHGTPKGRNHKTSSFVVSYNSHDEQESGQKTHKSSGGEGRIVLWTGDKGKEQLSPGNDKELGEKVLSKHENQNCEGSSDGKVVPPKCNLETNTYIEEIDRKRLQNKEGAPNSMENQPDNKQMVPYGIVPNDVYDEASIVFGALQRLRLSRSDIIRWMRSPVMHTTLDGFFLRLRFGKWEEALGGTGYHVARINGVLDKNRLSVTIRNSTCQVDSRFVSNHDFHQDELKAWWSAAMKSGWKLPSQEELNTKLRERELLRF; translated from the exons ATGGATGTGATGAATGAAGGGAAAGAAACGTCTGACAACTTCTGTGTGGATAAGCTGGAGAAAGAGGACGAAGTGGGTAGCTGTCCCACAAGATACTGCAACGATACTTCCCACAGTCTAG GTTCAGCTTCCAGAAAAGAGGTCATGCCTATTATTGCTGAAAAACAGGCTTTCTGTGCAACTACTGTCCATGATGAAAGATCTTGGGCAGCTAATGCTTGGCGTGCTCGATTAGTAAAAGCAATTAGTCAGAAGGACTCTGTTTTGCCAAAGAATGCAGACAATATACATTCAACTTCGGCCTTTGGGAGCATTGGTAATACAGAAAACATGCCTGGCAAATTGACAAGTATGCTAGGTAATAGAAATGACAGTAGCCAAGATCAGGCTATGCAGGAAAAGCATAAGGATGGGCTTATTGTTGCTAGATGTGAGTCCGTGTCTGCTGTGAATCCTGTTGCTAGATGTGAGTTAGCATCTGGTGTTAATCCTTTATCAAGACATGAGTCGACATCCGGTTGTAATCCTAGAAAGCTCGAGAAGGGGAAAGAAAAGCTTATCTATGATATGAGTAATTGTGTTAGCAACACAAATGAAGGTGATGACAGCAATGAGAGTATAGAGAGCTGCCCAAGTACAAAAGCTCCGAAGCGGAAGCATGGTCAATTTTCTGCAGCTGAGATGACGTCTGGAAATAAAAGATGTAGAAGGGAAGATAATGAGAGTTCTTGTTCAGGATTATTCCACAAAAATGATAGCTCTTTCTTTAACTGGATGTCAACTCTCACTAATGGAGTAAAGGTGTTTGATGAAACTACTGCTGTTCCACTTAATCAGAAGTTTTCAGCAGCTACAGGAGAGGAATTTCCAACAAACCCTGTGCCACTTCAAAACAACTGTGGTGTTCCGCTGCAATCCGTTGGCTTCAATTCTCTTTTTCAATCTCTTTATAGTCAGAATGTTATGATAACTTCAAGAAATACCTGTCACCAGTCAGAAAGCAGTTACACCGCCAACAGGCTAACACTGGGTTTCAAGAGTAGCAAACCAGTTAGCATGGGCAGAGAAACTCTTAATGTGGCTACTGAGACTTTAGCTGCGGGCAGAATTCAAATGGATTCTTATGGTGACAGAGGGGCATTTCAAAATCAAATGGGAATTTTCCCTTTAAGAGCAGAAAGAAATCAGAATGGGTTCCATGGAAGCTCTTCAAATGCTGCATCGGGACATAAAGATGATTTCTCAGAAAGCTTATGGGTAAGTAGACTTTTGCCAAAAACACCCATGAAAGTGATGGACACAACGCGCTGTGATGAAGAAACTGATTTTTGTTCTGCTAACCCAAAAGGTTTAGGTGATAGTTCATCACCGCAGGATTTTAATGTGGAGAAGGAATTAAACAATTCACAATACTTTACTAGCAAAGGAAGTGACAATGAAACTACAAGTAGCAAATGTGCGGCGCCTCAAGACGAAAATAAACCATCAGAAACAATGGCATCAATTTTTGCTAAAAGATTGGATGCGCTTAGACATGCAAATACATCAGCAGTACATGTGGCCATTACATGTGACCATGGAACACCCAAAGGGCGTAATCACAAAACAAGTTCTTTTGTTGTTAGTTACAATAGTCATGATGAGCAAGAATCTGGACAAAAAACTCACAAGTCTTCTGGTGGAGAAGGAAGAATAGTTTTATGGACAGGTGACAAAGGTAAGGAACAATTATCTCCTGGGAATGACAAAGAATTAGGAGAAAAGGTTTTGTCTAAGCATGAAAATCAGAATTGTGAAGGGAGCTCTGATGGAAAGGTGGTACCCCCTAAATGTAATTTAGAAACAAACACATATATTGAAGAAATTGATCGGAAGAGACTACAAAATAAAGAAGGAGCACCAAATTCCATGGAGAATCAGCCAGATAACAAACAAATGGTACCTTATGGTATTGTGCCCAATGATGTTTATGACGAAGCAAGTATAGTTTTTGGAGCCTTGCAGAGGCTCCGTTTGTCTCGCTCCGATATAATAAG ATGGATGAGGTCACCAGTTATGCATACCACCTTAGATGGCTTTTTCTTGCGTCTACGATTTGGTAAATGGGAGGAAGCATTGGGTGGCACTGGATATCATGTTGCCAGGATAAATG GAGTACTGGATAAGAATCGCCTTTCTGTGACCATCAGGAATTCAACTTGCCAAGTAGATTCTCGCTTTGTATCCAACCATGACTTCCACCAG GATGAGCTCAAGGCATGGTGGTCAGCTGCCATGAAGAGTGGCTGGAAACTGCCTTCGCAAGAAGAACTCAATACGAAGCTACGAGAAAGAGAGCTGCTTCGTTTTTGA
- the LOC127779664 gene encoding uncharacterized protein LOC127779664 isoform X1 — MRSVSELVWSPDEGLSIKIAASSLSTRKASLRWNADTLSIVISSPQQSGAGESGHIIDATVEDAEKMPSQLRTRSDSSARVFMSSPSRIRNTDAQQSTSIRSHGQDSKYCGGMDVMNEGKETSDNFCVDKLEKEDEVGSCPTRYCNDTSHSLGSASRKEVMPIIAEKQAFCATTVHDERSWAANAWRARLVKAISQKDSVLPKNADNIHSTSAFGSIGNTENMPGKLTSMLGNRNDSSQDQAMQEKHKDGLIVARCESVSAVNPVARCELASGVNPLSRHESTSGCNPRKLEKGKEKLIYDMSNCVSNTNEGDDSNESIESCPSTKAPKRKHGQFSAAEMTSGNKRCRREDNESSCSGLFHKNDSSFFNWMSTLTNGVKVFDETTAVPLNQKFSAATGEEFPTNPVPLQNNCGVPLQSVGFNSLFQSLYSQNVMITSRNTCHQSESSYTANRLTLGFKSSKPVSMGRETLNVATETLAAGRIQMDSYGDRGAFQNQMGIFPLRAERNQNGFHGSSSNAASGHKDDFSESLWVSRLLPKTPMKVMDTTRCDEETDFCSANPKGLGDSSSPQDFNVEKELNNSQYFTSKGSDNETTSSKCAAPQDENKPSETMASIFAKRLDALRHANTSAVHVAITCDHGTPKGRNHKTSSFVVSYNSHDEQESGQKTHKSSGGEGRIVLWTGDKGKEQLSPGNDKELGEKVLSKHENQNCEGSSDGKVVPPKCNLETNTYIEEIDRKRLQNKEGAPNSMENQPDNKQMVPYGIVPNDVYDEASIVFGALQRLRLSRSDIIRWMRSPVMHTTLDGFFLRLRFGKWEEALGGTGYHVARINGVLDKNRLSVTIRNSTCQVDSRFVSNHDFHQDELKAWWSAAMKSGWKLPSQEELNTKLRERELLRF; from the exons ATGAGATCTGTCTCTGAGCTGGTGTGGTCTCCGGATGAGGGTTTGAGCATTAAAATTGCAGCGTCCAGCTTAAGTACAAGGAAAGCTTCTCTTCGTTGGAATGCAGATACCTTGAGCATAGTAATATCTTCACCTCAACAGAGTGGTGCTGGGGAGAGTGGTCATATCATAGATGCTACAGTAGAAGACGCAGAAAAGATGCCATCCCAGTTACGAACTCGCAGTGACAGTTCAGCGAGAGTATTCATGTCTAGCCCAAGTAGAATAAGAAACACTGATGCTCAACAATCTACTTCTATAAGATCACATGGGCAAGATTCAA AATACTGTGGTGGGATGGATGTGATGAATGAAGGGAAAGAAACGTCTGACAACTTCTGTGTGGATAAGCTGGAGAAAGAGGACGAAGTGGGTAGCTGTCCCACAAGATACTGCAACGATACTTCCCACAGTCTAG GTTCAGCTTCCAGAAAAGAGGTCATGCCTATTATTGCTGAAAAACAGGCTTTCTGTGCAACTACTGTCCATGATGAAAGATCTTGGGCAGCTAATGCTTGGCGTGCTCGATTAGTAAAAGCAATTAGTCAGAAGGACTCTGTTTTGCCAAAGAATGCAGACAATATACATTCAACTTCGGCCTTTGGGAGCATTGGTAATACAGAAAACATGCCTGGCAAATTGACAAGTATGCTAGGTAATAGAAATGACAGTAGCCAAGATCAGGCTATGCAGGAAAAGCATAAGGATGGGCTTATTGTTGCTAGATGTGAGTCCGTGTCTGCTGTGAATCCTGTTGCTAGATGTGAGTTAGCATCTGGTGTTAATCCTTTATCAAGACATGAGTCGACATCCGGTTGTAATCCTAGAAAGCTCGAGAAGGGGAAAGAAAAGCTTATCTATGATATGAGTAATTGTGTTAGCAACACAAATGAAGGTGATGACAGCAATGAGAGTATAGAGAGCTGCCCAAGTACAAAAGCTCCGAAGCGGAAGCATGGTCAATTTTCTGCAGCTGAGATGACGTCTGGAAATAAAAGATGTAGAAGGGAAGATAATGAGAGTTCTTGTTCAGGATTATTCCACAAAAATGATAGCTCTTTCTTTAACTGGATGTCAACTCTCACTAATGGAGTAAAGGTGTTTGATGAAACTACTGCTGTTCCACTTAATCAGAAGTTTTCAGCAGCTACAGGAGAGGAATTTCCAACAAACCCTGTGCCACTTCAAAACAACTGTGGTGTTCCGCTGCAATCCGTTGGCTTCAATTCTCTTTTTCAATCTCTTTATAGTCAGAATGTTATGATAACTTCAAGAAATACCTGTCACCAGTCAGAAAGCAGTTACACCGCCAACAGGCTAACACTGGGTTTCAAGAGTAGCAAACCAGTTAGCATGGGCAGAGAAACTCTTAATGTGGCTACTGAGACTTTAGCTGCGGGCAGAATTCAAATGGATTCTTATGGTGACAGAGGGGCATTTCAAAATCAAATGGGAATTTTCCCTTTAAGAGCAGAAAGAAATCAGAATGGGTTCCATGGAAGCTCTTCAAATGCTGCATCGGGACATAAAGATGATTTCTCAGAAAGCTTATGGGTAAGTAGACTTTTGCCAAAAACACCCATGAAAGTGATGGACACAACGCGCTGTGATGAAGAAACTGATTTTTGTTCTGCTAACCCAAAAGGTTTAGGTGATAGTTCATCACCGCAGGATTTTAATGTGGAGAAGGAATTAAACAATTCACAATACTTTACTAGCAAAGGAAGTGACAATGAAACTACAAGTAGCAAATGTGCGGCGCCTCAAGACGAAAATAAACCATCAGAAACAATGGCATCAATTTTTGCTAAAAGATTGGATGCGCTTAGACATGCAAATACATCAGCAGTACATGTGGCCATTACATGTGACCATGGAACACCCAAAGGGCGTAATCACAAAACAAGTTCTTTTGTTGTTAGTTACAATAGTCATGATGAGCAAGAATCTGGACAAAAAACTCACAAGTCTTCTGGTGGAGAAGGAAGAATAGTTTTATGGACAGGTGACAAAGGTAAGGAACAATTATCTCCTGGGAATGACAAAGAATTAGGAGAAAAGGTTTTGTCTAAGCATGAAAATCAGAATTGTGAAGGGAGCTCTGATGGAAAGGTGGTACCCCCTAAATGTAATTTAGAAACAAACACATATATTGAAGAAATTGATCGGAAGAGACTACAAAATAAAGAAGGAGCACCAAATTCCATGGAGAATCAGCCAGATAACAAACAAATGGTACCTTATGGTATTGTGCCCAATGATGTTTATGACGAAGCAAGTATAGTTTTTGGAGCCTTGCAGAGGCTCCGTTTGTCTCGCTCCGATATAATAAG ATGGATGAGGTCACCAGTTATGCATACCACCTTAGATGGCTTTTTCTTGCGTCTACGATTTGGTAAATGGGAGGAAGCATTGGGTGGCACTGGATATCATGTTGCCAGGATAAATG GAGTACTGGATAAGAATCGCCTTTCTGTGACCATCAGGAATTCAACTTGCCAAGTAGATTCTCGCTTTGTATCCAACCATGACTTCCACCAG GATGAGCTCAAGGCATGGTGGTCAGCTGCCATGAAGAGTGGCTGGAAACTGCCTTCGCAAGAAGAACTCAATACGAAGCTACGAGAAAGAGAGCTGCTTCGTTTTTGA
- the LOC127760134 gene encoding myosin-binding protein 1-like, translating to MGTRMPTLRRLSATLSSVLLEWILMLLLFIDAVYCFLVTRFARLCRLPAPCPFCSRLDHVLGNEKPCFYRELICKTHKSEISSLAFCRLHQKLAGAQSMCERCSDSLVENNDDRTDEPTMAATLPDSNQGLYSHDTRICSCCAQHYTQQRPTMFSRMITELEPAEAVCSPKICTDYSILHQVDKSLDKDICHQSDHSIHERYSVLQMTSGSEDEAPCAVDGKISHHHKTNCMEEDLNEDATAEKFAASSTELVRPLEMNVPMETDVGDSYDISSPYVLVDDHPDSIIGEGQMEAEDASLEKQTCQHDPLAVKEESGLTDVNVSQVPVASSVESPQNLGYNEACHGASESTIDPCSSQSTTLEQNIAVSEHNSTIDDLEGHRSEITVTLVDDDPVNFRDDHVSQVNSSSEAVDEAEDYAKEAEQTCDMVTHEVALKDPSNTNSKDPTAKGFVEEAPISPQAIRPNSEVVQGLNVIEEHPQTSATIGERRPSLSTQISMNEAYKLAIGAKSSLPSPTLTDVILGKDSSSSVNEELRLLLSQLSASRGLEAPWVDPGPSPRAYGRGDDLIVQNITNRISIERNASGLESLEGSTVSEMEGESATERLRRQIDLDRKSIHLLCKELEEERNASAIAASQALAMITRLQDDKAAMQMEALHYQRMMEEQAEYDSDALAKANELLAQREQQIEELEAELENYRMQFAGGPTEKQSYQVSFNEENIAETLLDETGLEAPAITTPSGINSLVSFEEERAYIADCLTKLEQKLQSYSNNSTNIHLSNSDVIEDYLSNKMHVVDDGSLQCQESTREAQEPVFLAKEAHSSTVSRKTDLSTLQEEISNLNKRLKTLEGDRNFIEHSINSLRNGKEGVMFIQEIASNLRELRAIAGSK from the exons ATGGGTACAAGGATGCCAACCTTACGGAGATTGTCAGCCACACTGTCATCGGTGTTGCTCGAGTGGATcttgatgctgctgctgttcatCGATGCGGTTTATTGCTTCTTGGTCACCAGATTTGCCCGCCTCTGCAGATTACCGGCACCGTGCCCTTTCTGCTCAAGGCTAGACCATGTCCTGGGTAATGAGAAACCATGCTTCTACAGGGAATTGATCTGCAAAACTCACAAGTCAGAGATCTCATCTTTGGCCTTCTGCCGTCTACATCAGAAACTTGCAGGTGCCCAAAGTATGTGTGAAAGATGCAGTGACTCACTTGTAGAAAACAATGATGACCGCACCGATGAGCCAACAATGGCTGCCACTCTACCTGATAGTAATCAAGGATTATATTCCCATGATACAAGAATTTGCTCATGTTGTGCACAGCATTATACACAACAGAGACCGACAATGTTTTCTCGAATGATCACAGAACTAGAACCTGCTGAGGCTGTTTGCTCACCAAAGATTTGCACAGATTATTCCATACTTCATCAAGTGGATAAATCTTTGGATAAAGATATTTGTCACCAGAGTGATCACTCCATCCATGAACGATACAGTGTGCTGCAGATGACATCTGGCTCCGAGGATGAGGCTCCCTGTGCTGTTGATGGCAAAATTTCACACCATCATAAAACCAATTGTATGGAGGAAGATTTGAATGAAGATGCCACTGCCGAGAAATTTGCTGCTTCTTCCACTGAGTTGGTCAGGCCATTAGAAATGAATGTTCCGATGGAAACCGATGTTGGTGACTCATATGATATATCCTCGCCATATGTTCTTGTAGATGATCATCCTGATAGTATAATTGGTGAGGGCCAAATGGAAGCAGAAGATGCTTCATTAGAAAAACAGACATGCCAGCATGATCCCCTAGCTGTCAAAGAAGAGTCAGGTTTGACAG atgtcaatgtttccCAAGTTCCAGTTGCATCAAGTGTCGAGTCACCTCAGAATCTTGGGTACAACGAGGCATGTCATGGGGCGAGTGAAAGCACCATTGATCCATGTTCATCACAGTCCACAACACTAGAACAAAACATTGCTGTTTCAGAGCACAACAGCACAATAG ATGATCTGGAAGGTCACAGGTCAGAAATTACTGTTACATTGGTTGATGATGATCCAG TTAATTTTAGAGATGACCATGTTTCACAAGTTAATTCTAGTTCTGAAGCTGTTGATGAAGCTGAAGATTATGCTAAGGAAGCTGAACAGACTTGTGATATGGTAACACATGAAGTGGCACTCAAAGATCCTTCCAATACAAATTCCAAAGATCCTACAGCAAAAG GTTTTGTGGAAGAAGCTCCTATATCACCACAGGCTATTAGACCAAACAGTGAGGTTGTTCAGGGTCTCAATGTCATCGAGGAACATCCGCAAACAAGCGCGACTATTGGTGAAAGGAGACCATCTCTAAGCACTCAGATTAGCATGAATGAAGCCTACAAGCTTGCCATTGGTGCCAAGAGTAGCTTGCCATCCCCCACCTTGACTGATGTGATTCTTGGAAAGGATTCCTCTTCTAGTGTAAATGAAGAATTGAGGTTACTGCTGTCACAGCTCTCGGCTTCCAGAGGACTCGAGGCTCCATGGGTCGACCCAGGCCCTAGCCCACGTGCGTATGGGCGTGGTGATGATTTGATAGTGCAGAACATCACGAACAGAATTTCAATTGAGAGAAATGCATCTGGTTTGGAGTCACTGGAGGGTAGCACTGTAAGTGAGATGGAAGGTGAAAGTGCCACTGAACGGTTGAGACGACAGATTGATCTTGACCGAAAATCTATACACCTCCTCTGCAAGGAACTGGAAGAAGAAAGGAACGCTTCAGCGATTGCTGCAAGTCAAGCTTTGGCTATGATTACCAGATTGCAGGATGACAAGGCTGCCATGCAGATGGAAGCTTTACATTACCAGCGGATGATGGAAGAACAAGCAGAGTATGATAGTGATGCGCTTGCTAAAGCTAACGAGCTACTTGCTCAGAGGGAACAACAAATAGAGGAATTGGAAGCTGAGCTCGAAAACTACAGGATGCAGTTTGCAGGTGGACCAACAGAGAAACAATCCTATCAGGTCTCCTTTAATGAAGAAAACATTGCCGAAACTTTGCTTGATGAAACTGGTCTTGAAGCTCCTGCAATTACCACACCAAGTGGTATAAATTCATTAGTGAGCTTTGAAGAGGAGAGGGCATATATAGCTGATTGCTTGACGAAGCTGGAGCAGAAGCTTCAATCCTACTCCAACAACAGTACTAACATTCACTTGTCAAATTCAGATGTCATAGAGGATTACCTTTCCAACAAAATGCACGTTGTAGATGATGGCTCACTGCAATGCCAAGAAAGCACAAGAGAGGCCCAGGAGCCCGTTTTCTTAGCTAAAGAAGCTCATTCTTCAACAGTGAGTCGGAAGACTGATCTTAGCACGCTTCAAGAAGAAATCTCAAACTTGAACAAAAGATTGAAGACGCTAGAAGGAGACCGCAACTTTATTGAACATAGCATAAACTCACTCAGGAATGGCAAAGAAGGTGTGATGTTTATTCAGGAAATCGCTAGCAACCTAAGAGAACTGCGAGCAATTGCTGGTAGTAAATAA